In the Kaistella sp. 97-N-M2 genome, one interval contains:
- a CDS encoding glycosyltransferase family 2 protein: MSEISFLVGLKNNLEYSKKFYRFFRATFPQEELVFVSFGSTDGTDEWLDSLQDGNLKHYHNSESKSLADTYNKAIETGTKKYVCFLHNDMVLGRNFVHEIENGLKINSLVYYKTVEPPIFAGDNRLWKEIKDFGTDFENFDAAEFFEFEKENLNSKGVFVENSSFFLAASKENLMKINGLDPLFKPMFCEDDDLILRLKLSGEKPYLFPSAIVYHFVSKTSRFSAEYVNTSQMIEKNSHRNFYRKWGFGNHSTHQNKRTYGLLLSNADLKSVTALEPFVTHIYSDYDPSEYIESETEKTDFDLSEKFRNLSDTVSDDVILKFKGNQLSEKNLNVFRNLNDLIIARKSQNLKNTITNFLFPKPHTNFKIKAVEFIIQKENLLEKNLIVRKSK, translated from the coding sequence ATGTCGGAAATATCATTTTTAGTCGGACTAAAAAACAATCTGGAATATTCCAAAAAATTTTACCGCTTTTTCCGCGCCACCTTTCCGCAGGAGGAATTGGTTTTCGTAAGCTTCGGAAGTACCGATGGTACCGATGAATGGTTAGACTCTTTACAGGATGGCAACTTAAAGCATTATCACAATTCCGAATCAAAATCGCTGGCAGACACTTATAATAAAGCCATCGAAACAGGGACAAAAAAATACGTCTGTTTTTTACACAACGACATGGTGTTGGGTCGAAATTTTGTGCATGAGATTGAAAATGGCCTGAAAATTAATTCGTTAGTTTACTACAAAACAGTTGAACCCCCAATTTTCGCCGGGGACAACCGCTTGTGGAAAGAAATCAAGGATTTCGGGACTGATTTTGAGAATTTCGATGCGGCTGAATTTTTTGAATTTGAAAAAGAAAACTTAAATTCTAAGGGAGTTTTCGTAGAAAATTCAAGTTTTTTTCTGGCTGCGTCGAAAGAAAACTTAATGAAGATTAATGGTTTGGATCCGCTCTTTAAACCCATGTTTTGCGAAGATGATGATCTTATTTTGCGGCTGAAATTATCCGGTGAAAAACCCTATTTATTTCCCTCAGCAATTGTGTATCATTTTGTGAGCAAAACTTCCCGATTTTCCGCAGAGTATGTAAATACAAGCCAAATGATCGAGAAAAACTCCCACCGTAATTTTTACCGAAAGTGGGGTTTTGGAAACCATTCGACGCACCAAAACAAGAGAACTTACGGACTTTTGCTAAGTAATGCTGATTTAAAATCGGTGACCGCTTTGGAACCTTTCGTAACGCATATTTATTCAGATTATGATCCTTCGGAATATATTGAAAGTGAAACGGAGAAAACCGATTTTGATCTTTCTGAAAAATTCCGAAACCTTTCAGACACCGTTTCCGATGATGTAATTTTAAAATTTAAGGGAAATCAGTTATCAGAAAAAAACCTGAATGTCTTCAGAAATCTAAATGATCTGATTATCGCAAGAAAATCCCAGAACCTAAAAAATACGATCACAAATTTTCTTTTCCCAAAACCGCATACGAACTTTAAAATTAAAGCGGTAGAATTCATCATTCAAAAAGAAAATTTACTCGAAAAAAATTTAATTGTCAGAAAATCGAAATGA